Genomic DNA from Mus musculus strain C57BL/6J chromosome Y, GRCm38.p6 C57BL/6J:
atctaatttttcttcaaaatgactctttatttttaatatagatgacatttataagacgcttcacataaagagaaaatggatggaaacttatgtcaaagaatctttcaaaggcagcaaccagaaattagaaagattttgcaaaacgaacgaacgagagaggtagagttgttatatttgtagggtcaaatgtgtatcattttaaaaattatatgtggctgaagtttaaaaaaatatatcatgtctgattctttagtaaaaatgtgtggctttgattttgtctaaacagttaaccctataacatcatgccttcaagcaaactaaatctaattcatagaaatctatgaaaattttattttctgctttaagtcaatgttaatgagatttaaattttaatttacattcattgtggaaatacagaagtcttgcacatagtcttaggaatgtaatttatggattattatgtttaacaatattcaaaaggaacaactacaattacatatgcagacaatttgtatattttagttgacatgttttgcactgtctttactaaggcaatgtatgaaaaataaattagaacttatatttggtagaaaataatgaaaaaaaaaccacattgaaatataattaaattttgtacatgtatatatatatatatgtgtgtgtgtgtgtgtgtgtgtgtgtgtgtgtgttacgtgtgtgttgtgtgtgtttatatttctttaattttgaaaagctaaaacgtaaatgaaaacctctctgataatatgttagcggaaaaatctataatgatttcccattagatattttatactgctatttttctttttatagtatgaaatgttcaattgaatttgttctgagtgttcattttcatattggtatgaaatgtgcctgcttttgttactgtgctttacaggaagaacatcaacaacaaattttgtgagcagtatataactacatttcagaagtctgatatggatgtacagaaattcaatgaagaaaaagaaaaatcagtggttggtaccataaaaaaaacttaatatttaacctagtattactaagtaggaatggaacaactagccttgagttgagcatatgaaactaaattaagttccattatctatctatccttgcttctgttctagtcttactgagatataaactattgattgcatactatatcaatgaaaacgactaggcattttatggtataccagatcataaattttcaagaggcagacatttgcagaaagatcaagagatgattaccagtgactacaaaaaaaaaaaaaaaaacaaaaacaaaaaaaaaaaaaacaaaaaaaccacaatatatcagagttcaaagaagagagaaagcttatttattggtttcacctggactctgttgtttatattaaaaaaccaactcaatttggtaaatcagttcttacagtcctaaatttagtaaagatttagtaacaacagaggatggaaacaaacaatctcaacagccctggaagaattttcctgtggaagaatatcagcaaacaattttagatcacgtctccattactctacctgtagagtcatcacctggtttccaagtaagatctgagacaacgataatcatattaactattttattttatttactggttaatagtttggaaagtattcaatttgaaaggaacagcaaattcattcttgcctcagaaggcattgaggaactgccattatgagtcagttctggaaagagataggaactaaagataaataataaatactccaattgaagacagtttttaaacattggactctggatgacatttcaagggaaagtgatcatccctgtaaataaggagtctaaagacagaacagcagggtacttcaaaatttgtaattctgcatatggcagctggtgagagggagccagtaaaggaagagaaccactggtagaaagaaaactaccatgagtgaaggaaagttttaaagaagaaaagatccctaaatgtgtcatatgctgcatgtgggcccaataagattgatttacagggctggaagatggtttaattggtaatctttctcccgtgtaggcatggagaccccagcttatattccctgcattgggatgaatgcccacaccaccaccaccaccaacaaaataaacaacaacaaactagcaacactaaaaacaaaccaccaccacaacaacaaaaaaaagttggtgtggttgtgagcattttaaaacaaccaatctcagatttagttcagagaaaagaagatctccagatctttgtagccaccaggtgtagcataaatgatgagctctaggtttagtgagattctgtctctgaaacagtactgtgaaatcaaagatgacacccaatattaaccctttgtctccaaatgtatgcaggtgcactttttttaaagataagcattgcaaattagaggtaattttacttaattatgatgatttgagtgcaaatgtgaggtaaaaaattgatcacagtgaataaagggcaaaacaggattgtagtagcccaaggtgaaaaggtgtaaagggcttgtcttaattttttttaaatgcaaattatcatggttgtgcgcaaccctaaagaatacaatgagaactttatgttactacttctatatgttgcttgagattggaatctagagaaaaccaatctaagattccaagactaggattttaccgagttcatgtatacatggtgcatgcctataaacataagaacttgggaggctaaagccagtctgtgcattatgaaaaactctttcacattaaaaaaaattcctaccccacaattggtagcataatgttatttcatattattgtaaatatatatatatatttagtcaaaatagttgttaaaattttaaatcagttggaaaactattccttttaactttcatatagaattatttttgctcacataaatgttttagtattagatatacatttagtgttttattgttagactaccatgcatgttgcatggcagtaacaacaaaaataaacagaattgttatactaatgttttccttttacatttgtagaatagttgtcaaaaagaacaacaagcattgaaactgtccaaatgtagtcagaaccagaccctggaagcagttaaagaaatgcatgagaagtccatggaggtatgttgcacatggtccataaaatgaccttaggaatctaaatatgttttaataatcataaagttttaactacttattattttgaattatttcttactgaaatgactgctattatccataaaatcctaatagctttgtatgaattattaaagatataaaatgataaaatgggaatttgacctcagatgtacctcatactttaataacactataattatcctgctttattaaacataaccctaacactaaccctaatcctaatcctgaccttaacctttaccctatacatcatctgcacagaatctttcatatttgtatccttgggaatttatttaataagaggtacttttctgttttaggttttgatgaacttggggaccaagaactaagatatgctttttggtgtagatggtgaactgagaaaaaaaaaatgtctatgtttgaaagagccatcatggagaataatctgaagtactcttctactttcccatcttcagaaaaatgaagcatgaaaaattttcacttgctggtatatatataaaacaaataaaaaaatctctaacttttttgtttcctatgaaacagagttttaaagtttctttaatccttgttattctgatgattctgagaaggaagttaatcccagtgatgtgattacaaagttaactagcagttatacctttagagttaaaatagaacttctttatttttaaatatctttaatcattttcttatttaagtgtaagtgcatctttatattaacttccaaaggaaatctaaatgaatatgtgaatggtatatagtcccgtggactgaaattccacacactaatatagttgaattatttaaaatttattcttatactttttttaaagtcgagattttattcttctcctagttccccctcttactgttccacaccccatatctcctgcctatatgcccccatgctcccagggccccaagcccacaatccccatctccaagagtatgtccccaccatcctgtcccctctccaccagacctccctgctccctggggcctgaagtcccttgaggattacatggacctcatctgactgagtccagacctggcagtccttttctgtatatgtgttggtggctttatatcatctggtgtatgaagcctggttgctggctcagtgtctgagacatcctgggaggtccaggttatttgagattgttggtcctcctaccgggtaggcctcttcctcagcttcttccagcttttccccaattcatccacaggggttcccagcttctgtctatttgttgcatataaatttgagcatctgactctttcacctgctggtttggtctttcagagagcagtcatgataagcccattttttgtgagcacagaatagcatcagtaatagtgtcaggccttgatgcctctccttgagctttatcacaatttggtcttgtcactggatctccttttctttaggcttttctccatgttttttccttgcagttctttcagacaggaacaattctgggttagagctttttactgtgggatggtaactcaatctttccacttgatgtcctgtccctccactggaggaggactctacaagttccctctccccactgtagggcatttcttctaaggtccctccctttgagtccttagggtctctcacctcccaggtctctgatataaccgagggttttctcacctcctacctcaaaaagttgcctgtttccattctttttgcttttcctcagcacttcagttatgttccccacacacataatacctgatcatgttcaccttcttgtcccatttcccac
This window encodes:
- the Gm21477 gene encoding X-linked lymphocyte-regulated protein PM1-like encodes the protein MRRMALKKLKVIPKEGYLLLLDFDDEDDDIKVSEEALSEVKSPAFDKNENISPQAEADEDMGDEVDSMLDKSEVNNPAIGKDENISPQVKGDEDMGHEVGSMLDKSGDDIYKTLHIKRKWMETYVKESFKGSNQKLERFCKTNERERKNINNKFCEQYITTFQKSDMDVQKFNEEKEKSVNSCQKEQQALKLSKCSQNQTLEAVKEMHEKSMEVLMNLGTKN